CCGGCGCCCCACGCGCTGCACAGCCTCGCTGGGGGGCAGCGTGTAGCGGATACGCTCGACCGCTTCGGCAAGCGGCGATTCGAACGGTTCGAATTCGGCTGGCTGGTACGTTGTGTTCATGATCGCTCTCCCTGGTCCAAGACGTTCAATTCGCTCATCAATTGCTGCCGCGCTTTGTACAACGCCGTTGACACGGCCTGCGGCGAGATCTGCAGGCTGGCGGCAATTTCGCCGCGCGACAGTTGCTCGAACGCCGCCAGCGTGAACACCGCCGCCTGCTGGTCGGGCAACTGTGTCACTGCGCCGCGCAGTCGCTCGGCCAGCTCGCGGGCCACGGCCTCTTCGAATGGCCCCTCGTCTGTCGCCCGATCGTCGTCACATAGGGCTCGCGCGCTACGCGCCCGCCGCAGCCGATCGATGGCTCGCAACGTCGCCATCCGCACCAACAAGCCGGTCCAACCATCGACGCCGCCGCGGCGATGCAACTGGTACGCCTCGACGAACACGTCCTGCGCTACGTCTTCGGCATCGTGCAGCGAGCCCAAAATGCGCACCGCGATCCGCAGCACCTGCTCCTGGTGCTTCTCGACAATCTCTCGCCAGTTGGGCCGCTTTTCCATCCGTCCCCTTCGCTGTGAGTCAGCCGACCGTCTGCTCTATACAACTAATCGCGGCAGACGCCACGCGGATTACCGCGAAATGCCGCGAATCGCCGGCGGACCAGGATAAAATGCCCTCGTCGTGGCGTGGACCACCCCCGATCGACGACATCCACCACGCCGCGCGTCACGGCACCCTGGCGACGGCCGTTACTTCGCGACGTCGCGCACGGCATTGGGCTTGGACGGTCTGGAATGAGCCGCGGAAGCCACGACAAATTGCCGACCTGCGATAACGACCGCCACGATCAACGGAATGCCGACACAGGCGAGTCGCTGCACGGCACGCCAGCCCGGCGCAAAGGCGTTCAGCCGAGGCAATTCAACCATCCATGCGAAAAGCGGAGCGACCAGCAGACATACGGCCAGCGCGGTCGACAGTGTGCCGAAAAAACGCCCGATCAGCACTATCGAAAAGTTTCCGATCACAGCGATTCCCAAGCTGCCGCGAGTCAGCGATCGCGGTGCGTTGACATACGCGGAAAGTGCCGCACCTGTCATCGCTCCGGCCAGGCCCAGTCCCAAGAGTCCCCCTAAGAAGTATCCGGACAGCATGACGGTGATCGCCGTCGCGAACGCATCGAGAATCAACACGCCATAAACGGTCAGCGTCGACGTTCGCGCTTCGAGCATGCTAAGAGCCACCCATATCAGGATCAGCATCGCCGCCAGCCCGCACAAAATCATGGTCGCTTCCAACGGAGTCCATTCCGCAGAAGTGCGACCCTGCAAAACGGCCAGGTAGACCGTGTTGTGCAATAGGATCGGCGCCACGATCGCTGCCAGAGCAATGCGCATGAGCCACGCCATGCGCGTCGAACTGACAACCACGGCCAACGTCTCGACCAGGATTGTCAGTGGCACCAGCAGCGTGAGAAACCGCGCACGGTCTTCGAGGGCCGGCCAATGGGGCCACTGGTCGGTTGCCCCGCTGGCGGCCAAGACCCCCGCGCCAATCGCCCAGCTCCAGCGAGCACTATCGCTACGCGACATGTATATACCGTCGCGCTGCGGCATGTATACACTGCCGCGCCGCAACAGCCAGGCGACTAAACGCATGACCGTGGCCGCGACTACTGCGCCGACGAGGACCGCCTTTGCCAGCACCGTGACGTCAAACATGGGCCGCGTCTGCAACAATGGAGAGCCGTTAAGGCGCACGTACCAAGTCGCGCCGCGGGAAGCCCACGACACAGCACCTTATTTCGCGGCTTCGATGCCGAGGATGATCGTAACCTCATCGCCCAGTGCCTTCGGATCGACAGGCATACCAAAGTCGCTGCGCAAGACCGAGAACGACGAGACCATACCGATCCGCTGCGTCCCCTTAGGAAATTCGACGACCTTGTCGGCTCCCTTGAGCTTGAACGAGAGGGGCTTGGTCACGCCATGCATGGTCAAATCTCCCGAGACTTCATAGCCTCCTTCGACCGCTTTGACCTTCGTGCTCTGAAACGACATGGTCGGAAACTGTTTGGCATTGAAATAGTCGGGGGCCCGCAAGTGCTCGTCACGTTTCTCGTTGTTGGTATCAATGCTGTCGATCGGAATCGACAGCGCAAACGATGACTTGGCCGGATCGGCTTTGTCGATCGTGATCTTTCCCGAGAAATCGTTGAACCGCCCGTGAATATTGCTGATGCCAGCGTGCAAGATCATGAACGAGATCGAGGAATGCACGGGATCGACCGTATAGGTGTCGGCTGCCCGCGCTACGCAGCAGCATGCCATGAGAATCAGCGTCAAGATGCACTGCCGAATCGCCACTGTCATCTTCGAATCCTTACGGAGGGTTAGGGAATTCAACACCGCAGCATCATAGCGGGTCGCGCACGTGAACTCCACAAAGACCGAATCGTCGACCTGGCGTCGGATTTATTGGGTCCCAGTCCACGAACGTCGGCAGTTTCACTCAGCTTGATCGAACTCGGCGCCCTCCCATCCTTTCAGGGCCTTGATAAACTCCCGCGGATCAAGTGGAAGCTTTGCGGCGTCCACTCGGGACCGGCCGGCGACCTTGGTTTCTGGGCGAGCATTTTCGACGTTGGTCAGCGGCCAATCGCGAGCTTCCTCGGTATTCGGATACTTCTCCATCCACAGCTCGTGACGCGCCTTCATCATGTTGAACATTCCCAAGGCGGGGAGCATCGGCACCAACTTGCCGGTCATCTCGCGCGGGTCGGTATACAGGTCGTAGAAAGGAGCCCCGGTCAAGCCGGGATGGTCACTGATCCAGTGGCGCTTGTACCGGCCCTTCACGGTCGCCGCCAGCGTAGGGCCGGCGTAGATATAGACATAGTCGCGCCGGCTGAATGTGTCACCTTTCAGCAGAAGCGCGGTCTGGTCCACGCCGTCGATGATCCGGTCTGTGGGAATATTCTCGGTCGCGCCTCCGAGATGAGCGAAGGTGGTGAACAGGTCCGTCTCGTGAATAATGTCGCCGACGATCTGTCCAGGCGCGATCACGCCCGGCCACCAGGCCATCGCCGGCACGCGCACGCCCCCTTCGAGGAAATCTCCTTTGCCGCCACGATAGAGGGTCTCAATCATTCCAGAGGGACCGTTGTGAGTCATCGGGCCGTTGTCGGCCATTAAAACAATTAGAGTGTTTTCGGCGATGCCGAGTTTTTTCAGTTCACTCATCAACGTGCCAATCCGCACGTCGAGCGGGGCAAGTAACTCCGCCACCGCTCCGCCGTTAGCCGTCATCTTCTTGGGCGAGGGCAGGAACGAACCTAGGGCAGGCCACCAAGCGACAAAAAATGGCTTCTTCGCAGCTGCATTCTTCTGGATAAACGCCAATGTTCGTTTTTCAAACTCGCCTTCAAGCTTTAAATAGTCATCGTGATGCGGCGCTTTTCCAAACTCGCGAACAGGTCCCCCCTTCGCTCCCTCTAGGGCAAAGACATATCCGGTCGGGCGCCATCCCGAATCTAGATCGTACGGGTCTTTGGGGTACATCTCGGGAAACATAACAGCCGGCGATAGCGCTGCTGCCTGCCCCTCCGGGCTAAACACACTCGTCGCCTGGTTGTAAGGCATCCAGAGCGCCTCATCGAAACCTTGCTTCGTGCAGTAACTCTGTTCGATGTCTCCAAGGTGCCACTTGCCGTAGAATGCCGTGGCGTACCCCGCTTTCGAGAGTACCTCCGCTGTTGTGACCTCCGAGGCGGCCAAGCCTCCGTATTCGTAGGGAAAACCCACGTTGTATTTGCCATTGCGCACCGGGTGACGGCCGGTCATGCACGCCGCGCGGCTGGGCGTACACGACGGCTCGGTGTACATCCTCATGAAGTTGGCGCCCTCGGCAGCGAGGCGATTGATGTTCGGCGTCTCCCAGCCACGCACTTTCTGAATGGCGGGAATGCCAACCTCGCCCACCGCTGTATCGTCCCACATAACGTGAATGATATTGGGCGGTCTACCGAACTTCTTTCGCAGCGCCGCCAGCTTGGCATCGAGTTCCTTGTCCTCCGCGCTCCATCTCTCTGCGTGTTGTGCATCAAGGATGTAATACTCGGCGTCGTGGATGATCTCGGGCTTTTTGCCGTCCTGCGCAGCTGCCGATGGGCAGACAAAACTCAAGCTGAGAACTAATGACAATGCAACCGCGAATTTATCAGCCCAATGCAGTTTCATCGCGTTTTCTCCATCATCCCTCGATGCTACAAACGCCCGCGCGGACCACACGCCGCAACCCGTTCAGCCGCGGGTCAACTATAGTCCGCGGTGCAAGTGTCGTCGAATTGGACGCTTTGCACGATCAGGACGATTGCATTCGCGTATCCCGACCACTAGAGTTGCAGCATTCGCTCGATGAAAGTCGCGAACAAATCAAATCATCTCACCTGCAGGGTTGAAATATCATGCGGTCAGCGAATGCGTACGGGATCGCGCTGTTTACGTTGTTGATCGTTGCGATAACCTTCGCCTCGACCCAACGCGGGCCATTGCTGTCGACAGCCCACGCGCAAGTCAAAGCAAAGCCCGGTGCTCCCGCGAAGCCTACGCCTGCCGCGCCGGAACCGCGGAGTGAGGACCTTAGGGCCCTGCAATCGTTGTTCGAGTCGTTTACCAAAGCGTTTGAAGCGGGTGACGCCAAAGCGTTTGCTGCGAACTGGACAGCGGACGGCGAGTACGAAAACGATGCCGGCGTCAACGTTCATGGCCGCGAGGCGATCGAGGCCAGCTTTGCCGAATTCTTTGCCAAGGCCCCGGATGCCAAAGCGGAAGTGCATCGAGAGTCAATGCGATTTCTCTCCGCCGATGTGGCGGTTGCCGAGGGCAAGGTTGCCGTTCGTCGTGGTCCCGCCGAGCCAGCCAAGAGCGCCCAGTACAGCGCCCTTTTTGTGCGCGAGGGAGGAGCATGGCACATTGCCCAACTGCGCGAAACAAACCTCGTTGGTGCGACGATCGACGATCTAGGCTGGCTCGTCGCCGAATGGAAATCGCTGAACGGCGAAGGAGCCGAGATTCGCACGACGTACACCTGGGAAGGAAACAAGAAGTTCATCCAAGGACGATTTTCCATTCAGGAAAAGACGCTCGCCTTCGCTGGCATTCAGATGATCGGTGTCGATCCCGAAATCGCCGAAGTGCATTCCTGGACCTTCGAGGCCAACGGTGGTGTGGGCGAAGCCGACTGGGAGCACGACGGCGACAATTGGGTACTCGACGTCGTTGGAACCTTGCCCGATGGCAGGACACTAACCGAGACGAATGTCTTGCGTCGCATCAACGACGATACATTCACCTGGCAATCCGTGGATCGCACGCTCGATGATCTTGAGGTGCCGGATCTAGCGCCGGTGAAAGTCACACGCGTCAAACCGTAGCAAGAGAATTGTTTCTGCCGCCGCGCTTCGTTCACGTTCGTAAACTCACTCGGGAAGGGTCACCATGTATCGAAAGTATGTCGTCCTATGGTTGATCGCCCTCTCGTTCACGGTGAATGACACGCCGGCGATGGCCCGCGGCGGTGGCGGAGGCGGCGGACGAGGCGGTGCTGGTGGCGGAGGACGTGGCGGCGCCGGCGGAATGGGTGGTGGCGGTGGTCAACGCGGCGGCGGCGGTGGCGGTGGCGGACATGCAGGGGGCGCACAGCACGGAGGGGGCGGATTCGGTGGCGGCCTGTCATCGGGAAAAGCTGGTGGCGGCGCAGGGGGAGGTGGATTCGGCGGTGGTGCTGGAGCGGGCGGCCGCGGCGGAGCGGGTGGCGCTGGTCGCCCCGGTGCAGAAGGTGGAGGCGCCGGACGGCCCGGCGCGGGAGCAGGCGCGGGCAGTGGACGTCCCGGCGCGGGCGGCGGATCCGGACGGACCGGCGCCGCAGCAGATGCGGGCGCTGCGCGGCCCGGCGCAGGGGCAAGTGGAGCGGATCGGCCCGGTAGCGCAGGCTTCGCTGGCGCGGGAAGGCCAGGAGCCGGAGCGGGCGGTGTCGGGGTTCGTCCCGGCGCGGGAGCCGGCGGCATCGCGGGAGGCGCGGGCGGACCTGCAAGTGGAATCGGGCTTCGCCCCGGTGCCGGCGCGGGAGCCGCGGGAGTTGGCTTGCGTCCAGGTGTGGGCGCTGGTGGGGTCGGCGCCGCCGGTGGCTATGCGGCAGGAAGAACCGGCACCTATTACGAACGGGCCGGAGCATTCGATGCGCAAGGCGAGGCTTTCCGCGCCGGCGCCGTTGGATACGCGCCGTACACCGCCGCCGGTTTCGCCGGATATGCCAATGCCTGGCAGCCGACGAATGTCGTATCGGCGTCACTGTACACACACCCGGGCTACACCGGACTAGCCCGCGGACTCGGGCTCGCCGCGATGCCGGTCGCCTATGACTACGGTGGCAACGTTGTCGCCCAGCCGAATGCCATTTATGTCAACGGCGATGCCGTGGCTACACCCCAGGAATACGAGCAACAGTCAAGCGAGATCGCTGGTGCCGGACAGTCGGCCCAACCCGCCGCGGACAGCAAGTGGTTGCCACTGGGTGTGTTCGCCGTGGTCGAAGGGGACGCGACGACATCGGACGATATTTTCCAGCTGGCCGTCAATCCGCAGGGCATCGTCCGGGGCAACTACCACAACGTGCGCACGGACCAGATGGAAACCATCACGGGCTCGGTCGACAAGAAAACGCAACGGACCGCTTGGACGATCGGCGACGATCAGACTCCCGTGTATGAAGCGGGGCTTTCGAATCTCACCAAAGACATCACGCCGATCCTCGTGCAAAACGCCACAGGCGAGCCTCATCAGATGTCGCTGATCCGTTTACCCCAGCCCGAGGATCAGGCCGCCGGCGACGGCGCGTCGACGCGGCAATAATCGGCCGAGCAGTTGTCGCGCACGGCGCACGTTCCCTAACGGCTTCGTCTGCTCAGGGAACGCGTACGTTGGTCGCGAGAATGAGCTGCCTCGAATAACGCCTCTCTCCCCGCGGAGGAGAGGGCAGCGTCAGGGGGCCAACATGACCGACACGGCAAGCGCACTCATCACCGATTCACGAGCGTCGTCGGCCTATTACCGATGCCGTTCCACTCGCGACTTTACTTTACCGCTCCGGCGTTTCTGTGCTCTCGATCGGCCGCCCCAGAAAAAGCGTGCGACGCTTGTGGGCCAACAACATGATCACAACCAGCGCGGCCGCGGCCATAGTCCACGTGGCCGGTTCAGGCAGGACAACGACGTAGCCCACCCGCTGTCCTCCGATGAATGCGTTCCCGGCAATCACCTCGCCATTGCCCGAAATCCCGACAGCGTCAATAAGATAGACGTTGGCCAGTTGCGCGCCCAATCCGTAGTCGTTGATCAGAACGCTGCGTAGCTCGCGCGTTCCGTCGGCGGCGTTCCAGATGAATGCGTCGGCGCCGCCGGTCGGTCCGCCCGCAGAACCAACAATGACTGACCCGTCGGCCGAAGTCGCATACGCGACGCTACCGCCAGTCTGTCCGGGCATTTTGCCCAGCAGACTTGGACCGCTCGAAGTGAGGCGAAATGCCTGCCCGTATTGCGTGTCGATGCTGCCGACGATCACGTTGCCGTCGGCGCTGACGTTCGTCGGCGTCATTGGTCCACCAGCGAATGATCCCAGGTTGACGGCGCCTGTGCTTTCCGTCCAGCGGAAGCTCGGTACGCCCGCATACAGCGGCGAACCCAAAATCACCGAACCATCCCCCGACACGTGCGTAGCCATCAGGTTGCTGTTGGGGTCGGGCGGGACGAGACTTGTAAAGCCGCCGGTAGATGTCCAGCGAAAGGGTTCGTAGTCGTGGTCCGGGTTCTGCGGCGCGAGATCAAAATATCCGACGACCGTCTTGCCGTCCGCCGAAATATCCCAGGCGCCCCCTGGCGTGTTGCTCAGAGGTTGAAATCCCGTGGCCTGGGTCCACAGGACGGGAAGATTGTTTGCCTTACCGACGATCACCGAGCCATCGCCCGAGACACCGTCAGCGGAACCCGCGCCGATCAGCGTGGCCCCGCCCGCCGCGGTCCAGCGATAAGCCTGCCCGGTAAAGAGTTGGTCTCCGATGACGGTTGATCCGTCCAGCGAGACGCCGCTCACACTGAATTCCGGTCCCGTCGCATTGCCGATCGTATAGAAATTAGCGGCGCGAACAGCAGGGCACATACCGAACGAAAGGAGCGTTAAGAGCACGAAACGGATCGCTTTACAGGTATTCATTAGCTTCGTCTTGAGAGTGTTAGCAAGGATCGATATCGAGGTGTGCCGCAGCAGCCGCAATCCAGAAATCCGGCCGTCAGGGACGACCGGCACGAATAGCAGCGACTGCGTGCCGGCTGGAATCTGGATCGCGGGTAACGTCGCCGCCGATGGCGCGATTCCGACATCAGCGGGATCGGCGTCGGGCTGTCACGAGACGGTTTGCGAAAACCACGAATCCCCCGAGAGGATCTTGCTTCGCAACCGGTGAAGAATCAGCTTTCAGTAGCGTGCTCTGAGAAATGGGGAGTACATCGCGTGGGCGATACGTCGCCATCGAACAATTCACGATAAACCGGAATTGCAAGAGGGTCAAACGCGGGCAACTGCCGACCACTTTAGGATGCAAGAATCGAAAATGCTTACAATTCTGGAATAATCGTCCGCCTTGTTCTCGTCGACGACTTAAATGAACTCCGACCATTGTGGGCATGCCATGACCATCACACCGCTCTCGGCCGTTTGCTCGCGACGCGATCCCGATGCGGTCGTTCAATGTCATGAGATCGAAGCACTGCTGAAGGCGGGCGCCGACGTCAATGCCACCGACAAAAACGGCGTCACGGCCTTGCATCACGCGGTACGGTTCCGCAACGCTGCCGCGGTCGAGACGCTGCTCGCGCACGGCGCCGCGGTGAACCAGGCCTGCCGCCGCACAGGCTCAACGCCCTTGCATCGCGCCGTAACCACCAGCGGCGCCCCCAGCACCGCCGGCAAGCAAACCGCAGCCCAACAGATCGTCGACATCCTGCTGCGCCACGGCGCCGACCCGACGATCAAAAACCACCGCGGCCTACAACCCGCCGACTACACCCACGACAAAGAACTGCGCGAACGACTCACCCGGCGATAACCCAAGGGCCGCGGCGACCTCTTAAAGCAAAGCCGCTCCGTGGCCACCGCAAAAGAACAAGCGCAGCAGAGCCTTCGCCGCCACAGAGATGAAAGCCGTACCGAACAACGCCCGGTCAGGAGAAAGAACGGTCCCGCTTAAACCCTCTCCGCCGCACGAGCAAGCCGCATCGAATACCCCTCTCCCCCGCGGGGGAGAGGTCAGGATGAGGGGGCCAAGCACTCAGCAATCCGCGCGAGAATAACGCAAGCAAAGCAAAAAGTGCTCGAGACGTGGTCCATCAAGCAACAAGCCCCGGCAGGGGCGAAAGAATGTAGCCGTGCGGCGCGAGCCCACGGACACAATAGCGCGCGAATGTACCGCCGTAGCCACGCAAGTGGCGACATGGCGTAGAACGCTCAGGCGTGCGATGTCTTTAGTGGAAGTACTCCTCCATCGCCTTAAAGGAAAGATAGTCTTTTGGCCTCTCGGGTTGCAGTAGGGGGACGAACGCCGTCTCGAAAAGCCTTTTCTTATTCCTCAGATTTCGATCCGTATAAATGACGGTATAGATATGTTTCTTTTGAAAGAATTCACGATGTCTCTCCATCTCGTTCTCAAAATTATTCTTCGCCATATCGTTAATCTGCGCCTGAGTCAAACTCTTGGTCTTACGCAAGTACCCGTGCGTTGACCACGGGGAAAGCTCAAAGCCGAACTTGTCGAGTGTGTAGGGATTGATGATGAGGAAGTCCAGCCGGTACCGATGCTTTTTCTTCAGGCCACCGTATCGGTATTCTGGAATCAGGAGCGGAACGGCATACGGGTCAACCTGTCGTTTAACGAATTGTGCGTAAAGTTCAGCGATTTCGTACTCATGCCCGGAGCCCGAATTTCGTACGAGCGTATCGGTGAAGAAGATCAGGTATTGGTCGATGTCGGCGAAGTGCAGCGTCTTGTCCTTGCCTGGAATTACTAACCCGGTGGACATGACGTGTCCGATCGTCCAGTAGCCGTACTTGAATGCACGGATTTCACTTTTGTCGTTTTCCCACTCCCCATCGGTGAATCGGGGAGTAATCGCTATGCCATAGCTTGCGTTTTCTTGGCCAATCCACAGAATAGCTTCGCTAACGTGAGGCCGAAGCCTTGCCAGTTCGCCATAGTGCTTGAGATACGAGCGTCTTAGGAATATCAGAAGATACTTCTTGAATGCGATCGACTTCTTGAGGTGCGTATTCATTACACTGCAACTGGAACGGAATCTAGCACGTACGTTAAAACCTTTAAGCCAGTGCGTCACAAATTGCTCGCTACTGGGGATCACATCGTGCTTTAGATCAAAGAAATCATCGTGCTTGCTGCCGATCGTTGCGTTGAGGGACGCCTCGTCCTTATAGCCAGTGTCTTTCAGGACTTTTGGCAGCAGAGCGCGCAGTTCCAGTTTCATTGATTCAATAATGCGATTTCTCGCAGTCGTTTCTGGATTGCGCTTTGCCACGTTCGAAGTTCTCGCGAAGTTGTGGTTCGTACCTCCCGGAGGATAGCTAAATGTAGTTCAGCAGGCACGTCAGATTAAGTAAGAGAGGCAATAACCTTTGGTGTCTTCTATTCGCGATAGAGCAGTAACGTGCAGGGAATTTCACCTTCAACTAGGTTCAAGCAGATACACGCGTTCGACGGTCTTAAAGCTTGCGACGCCGTCGAGGAATCGCCGAGTAGTCGAACCCACATCGTTCATGTCGACATGGCTTTCGAAGAACCTCCACCACGTCGGAGCCGTAAAAATCTGGAATGCCCGACGGGTGGCGAACGTTTACAGCGGCGGACTTCGACACTGCGAACCTCTTACTTAATGACCCGGAGCTGATTGATTGGGCCATCGTGCAAATACAACTCTCGAAATTCATCCTCGCGGCAAAGCATGGTCTCGCTTAATTCGGCGACGGAGTAGCCTCGGGAATCGAGATACACATTGATGAGTTGGCGAAGTGCCGTGGGAAATTCTGGCTGGATGGGGTTCGGCTCGTTTTTGCGGTAACCGAGCTGACTAATGCGGACGCACAGCGACTGGTACGCGCTGTTCGAAATCGCTCCAAGGTCACGTGCTCGCCGGATGACCGCTTGCATCGCGACTCGCCATTGAAGCTTCAATGTCGCAGCCTTTGGAATGGTTAGGTTCCTGAGATCGCGTTCAATATCGCGCGCAGGCATCAGGAATTCCGCGGCAAATCTGTCTGCTTCGGCCTCAGCGTTGGGGCTGGGAGTCCGATGCATCACAATGTGTCCAATCTCGTGCGCAAGGGTGAACCGACAGCGGTCAGCCGGCTTTGTCGGGTCGAGAAAGAAGATTGGCGGCATTCCTACGGCACGTTGACTTACGGCGTCAATTTTCGGCGTATTCAAGTTCACGTCGAAAATAATTCCGCCCGCCGCCTCGACAATATTGGCAAGGTTTTTTATCGGTCCTCGCGGAAGCGCCCACGCCGCACGTAGCATTTGCGCTACGACCTCTGGTTCCTTAAATTCGTCGATGTCCATGCACGGGAAGTTCACCTCATTCGGCAAACTCACACCTGCAAGAAGCCGACGAATCTGAATTCGCCAAACGTTGATTGAGTCATGCAACTGATTCAACGCGCGGATCGGTGTCGTCGTTCGCTTGCGGTGATAGAGGCAGCAAGTCCCAAAACCACGAATGGCGTCGTACTGGTAAAACAGGTCCGCTGGAAAACGTAACAAGTCAGAAAGTCGGGTCACCTCGCCTTGCGAAAGATCAATCAACCCATGCTCGACCTTCGACGCCTTTCCTTGGGACCATTTCATGCCCGAGGCAACGTCCGATTGCGACAACCCTCGTGCTCCACGCGCTATGACGAGCATTTCTGGGTTGAAGCGGCTTGGCATTTATCGTGGCTTTCGTTTGCGAAGCGGCTTCGCTGCACTTGCTGGTGAGGGTGATGTCTGTGGTGTTGGAAGCGGTAACAAAGAATCATTGCTACCGTCGATCGGAAACGTATAGACGAGGTTTTCGCCAACTTGGCAAGAAATTGCAACTGAGGCAAGGTCCGTCTTCGCTTCATTCATCAAATACCCAGCAGTCAAGCGTGTTGCGTCGTTATTCAGGCCGTCGATCGGCTCCTGCCGAAAGTACAACTCCTTTCGGTCGCTTGACTGATAACCTTGGCGCACTATGTGATCGCGCGCGAGCGCGTTGAAGCGTATCAAAACTTTGCGTTCGATGTAGAACGCGAAGACGCCGAGCCCTTCGCAAAGGATGATTCCATCGTCATCACGATTCGAGAACTTCTCTCGCGCGAATGATTGCGCGAACCCAAAAACGACGATCGGCGGTACGAACGGGGTCGAGGACAACCGTGCCCGATGTTCCTCAGAGAACGAGTGCCATTCGGTAATCGCAGAAACCCAAACGCTCGATAGGTCTCCCCAATGTGGTTCAGTTACCTTTTTTGCTTCCGCCTCAGAAAGTAGATGCTCGACAGCAAACGGGAACAGTTCTGACATCGATGTGCCCTCCAGAGGATTGGCTAGTCCGCGTCGTCCCCGGCTACGACATTAAATCCATTGACATAAATATTCCAAATTTAAGAACACAATGCAATCCTTTTTAGTTCGTTAGACGAAATCATGCTCATCAGGCACCCCCCACATGGAAAACGCTTCCCCGCCTCGACTATCCCAACGACGTGAGAGAATTTGCCTCGAAATCAGGCCACTCGGTTCGGTAGAATGCGCGCCGGGAATAGGGAATCGTAGGTTCTGGCCGTTTGCGCTTCGGCCGCTGGTGCGGGGCTGTCGGACGTGTTTTGGCTCGTTCGACGTGCATTTGGTCGCTGCCGCTGCGCATTTTGGTCACTAGCTCGACGGTGCGAGGGAGCATGGGGCGCCTCGGCAACAGTTCGCCGCGCGCGGCGCAGGAAGCCGGCACGAAAAAGGGGGCCGTGCGAACACGTCCCACAATAAAACCCCGGCGGCCTAGCAAGAAGGAAAGCGCCATGCCGGCGGGCACGAAGAAAGGCGCCGTGCGGTTCGGCACGAAAAAAGACACCGTGCCGCCGGGCACGAAAAAGAACACTGTGCCGTTCGGCACAAAAAAACACACAAAGAACCCCCCGCCGCACGGCGCCAAAAAACGTACGGCACCGCCGAGCACGCGAAAGAAAGCGGCGCCGCCGGCCGGCACGACGAAGAAAACCGCGCCGCCAAGTCGCACAAAGAAGGCCTCGGCAGCGCAGAACAACGTCGCAGCAGGGCAAAGTAAGAAGGCACGCAGCGTTACGCCGCGCGGCGCCGCGAAACAAGCAGGGACGCGGCAGGTCCGCACGAAAGAGAACGCCGTCGAACGTAGCCGCGCGCCGAAGAACCCAAAGAGCACGGTTCGGCGCGATACGCAGAAGGGCTCCGTGCAGCGCGGCACGCCAAAGAAGGCCGCGGCAGTTCGCCGCCCGTCAACAACAGCAGCGCCGCCGCGTCGCAAGCCTAAAAAAGTCGTGCTGTCCTCTGGCGCGCGACAGAAACTAGTGCCGCTCGGTCGCACGCGAACGAGCAGCACGGCGCTCGCCAGTCCGCGCCGCGTCACAGCACAGGCTATCTCGCTCGGCGAAAAGCGATTCAATGCTCTGCTGCGCAAACTCGGCAAAAAAGCCCGCTCAGGAACTCCGGCGCAGAAACGGGCGGTCATCGCTCAACTCAAACAGTTTGTTGTGATCCTCAAGCGGCAAGAAGCCGAGGCTGAACAAGCGCGT
This window of the Pirellulales bacterium genome carries:
- a CDS encoding SgcJ/EcaC family oxidoreductase — its product is MRSANAYGIALFTLLIVAITFASTQRGPLLSTAHAQVKAKPGAPAKPTPAAPEPRSEDLRALQSLFESFTKAFEAGDAKAFAANWTADGEYENDAGVNVHGREAIEASFAEFFAKAPDAKAEVHRESMRFLSADVAVAEGKVAVRRGPAEPAKSAQYSALFVREGGAWHIAQLRETNLVGATIDDLGWLVAEWKSLNGEGAEIRTTYTWEGNKKFIQGRFSIQEKTLAFAGIQMIGVDPEIAEVHSWTFEANGGVGEADWEHDGDNWVLDVVGTLPDGRTLTETNVLRRINDDTFTWQSVDRTLDDLEVPDLAPVKVTRVKP
- a CDS encoding ankyrin repeat domain-containing protein, encoding MNSDHCGHAMTITPLSAVCSRRDPDAVVQCHEIEALLKAGADVNATDKNGVTALHHAVRFRNAAAVETLLAHGAAVNQACRRTGSTPLHRAVTTSGAPSTAGKQTAAQQIVDILLRHGADPTIKNHRGLQPADYTHDKELRERLTRR
- a CDS encoding YceI family protein encodes the protein MTVAIRQCILTLILMACCCVARAADTYTVDPVHSSISFMILHAGISNIHGRFNDFSGKITIDKADPAKSSFALSIPIDSIDTNNEKRDEHLRAPDYFNAKQFPTMSFQSTKVKAVEGGYEVSGDLTMHGVTKPLSFKLKGADKVVEFPKGTQRIGMVSSFSVLRSDFGMPVDPKALGDEVTIILGIEAAK
- a CDS encoding sulfatase-like hydrolase/transferase, producing the protein MKLHWADKFAVALSLVLSLSFVCPSAAAQDGKKPEIIHDAEYYILDAQHAERWSAEDKELDAKLAALRKKFGRPPNIIHVMWDDTAVGEVGIPAIQKVRGWETPNINRLAAEGANFMRMYTEPSCTPSRAACMTGRHPVRNGKYNVGFPYEYGGLAASEVTTAEVLSKAGYATAFYGKWHLGDIEQSYCTKQGFDEALWMPYNQATSVFSPEGQAAALSPAVMFPEMYPKDPYDLDSGWRPTGYVFALEGAKGGPVREFGKAPHHDDYLKLEGEFEKRTLAFIQKNAAAKKPFFVAWWPALGSFLPSPKKMTANGGAVAELLAPLDVRIGTLMSELKKLGIAENTLIVLMADNGPMTHNGPSGMIETLYRGGKGDFLEGGVRVPAMAWWPGVIAPGQIVGDIIHETDLFTTFAHLGGATENIPTDRIIDGVDQTALLLKGDTFSRRDYVYIYAGPTLAATVKGRYKRHWISDHPGLTGAPFYDLYTDPREMTGKLVPMLPALGMFNMMKARHELWMEKYPNTEEARDWPLTNVENARPETKVAGRSRVDAAKLPLDPREFIKALKGWEGAEFDQAE
- a CDS encoding XRE family transcriptional regulator, translating into MPSRFNPEMLVIARGARGLSQSDVASGMKWSQGKASKVEHGLIDLSQGEVTRLSDLLRFPADLFYQYDAIRGFGTCCLYHRKRTTTPIRALNQLHDSINVWRIQIRRLLAGVSLPNEVNFPCMDIDEFKEPEVVAQMLRAAWALPRGPIKNLANIVEAAGGIIFDVNLNTPKIDAVSQRAVGMPPIFFLDPTKPADRCRFTLAHEIGHIVMHRTPSPNAEAEADRFAAEFLMPARDIERDLRNLTIPKAATLKLQWRVAMQAVIRRARDLGAISNSAYQSLCVRISQLGYRKNEPNPIQPEFPTALRQLINVYLDSRGYSVAELSETMLCREDEFRELYLHDGPINQLRVIK
- a CDS encoding sigma-70 family RNA polymerase sigma factor, which encodes MEKRPNWREIVEKHQEQVLRIAVRILGSLHDAEDVAQDVFVEAYQLHRRGGVDGWTGLLVRMATLRAIDRLRRARSARALCDDDRATDEGPFEEAVARELAERLRGAVTQLPDQQAAVFTLAAFEQLSRGEIAASLQISPQAVSTALYKARQQLMSELNVLDQGERS